The Archangium primigenium genomic interval TCACCAGGGAGGACACGAGGCACGTGACCCCGACGCCCAATGCCAGGTCCCGGCGTCGGCTGCTCTCCGACATGGCGAAGCCCATGGAGACGACCGACAGCACGAGGAGCACTCCCGCCAGGCCGAGCGCCTCCCGGGCATAGAGCAGGGCGATCGACAACAGGAACAATCCCAATCCAAACAGGCCCAAGCCGCCATCCATGGGGCGCCTCCTCCTGAGTCAGGGGTCGAGGGGTTCACGTCTCAACATCCGCATCTCCACCCCCGGAGGAACACCCAGGGAGCGAGGCGCCCGCTCCGCCTGCCTCCCCCTCGTTCGTTTCCAGGAATGAACGCTTCCATCCCGCGGGGAACTCACCCTCTCGCGGACGGGTGCCTACCGTCGCGCCATGAGGTCGGGCGTGAGGACGGGCGTGATCCGCTACATCGGGGTATTGGGGTTGGGGCTCGCCGCGCTCGCTGGCTGTCACCGCGGCGTGCGCTTCGAGAACCAGGTCGTGTCCAAGGAGGGCGTGCGCTACCGGGTGGGCGAGGTGCCCCCGGGGTGGGCGCGCGTGAAGCTCCCCGAGAATGACCTGGCCTGGTTCCTCCAGGACACCGGCCATGCCCTGTCCGTGAACGCCACCTGCCGCGAGAAGACGGACGCGCCCCTGGACGTGCTCACCCACCACCTGCTCGAGGGCTTCACCGAGCGCCAGGAGGTGACGCGCCACCTGGAGGTCGTCGACGAGCGCGAGGCCTTGCGCTCGCACTACCTGGCCAAGCTGGACGGCGTGCCCGTGGAACTGATGCTGGTGGTGCTCAAGAAGGACCGCTGCCTGTTCGACTTCACCTACGTGGCGCCCCTGGACCGGCTGGACAGCCACCGCGAGGCCCTGGACGCCCTGGTGCTGGGCTTCCACGCCGAGGAGACCTCCTCATGACCCCCGAGGCCCAGGTCGGACCCGCTCCGGTCGCGGCGCCCGCCGTCGACGAGGACTCGTTCCGCGCGCGCATGAAGGAGCGCATGGAGCGGCTCGGCTCGCTCGCGCTCATGACGTGGCAGGTGGTCACCCGCGCGGTGAGCCCGCCATACTCGCCCTCCGCGTTCATCTACCAACTCGAGGCCCTGGGCGTGCGCTCGCTGCCCATCGCCCTGCTCACCGCCACCTTCGCCGGGCTCGTCATCTCCCTGCAGTTCGGCTTCTTCCTGGCGCGCTTCGGCGTGCAGTACACCGTGGGCCGCGTCGTGGTGCTCACCCTGTTTCGCGAGCTGTCCCCCGTGCTCATCGCCCTCACCGTGGGCGCGCGCGTGGGCTCGGGCATCGCCGCGGAGCTGGGCAGCATGACCGTCACCGAGCAGGTGGATGCCATCCGGGCGCTCGGGGCCGACCCCCTGCGCAAGCTCGTGGTGCCGCGCGTGCTCGCCTGTCTGGTGCTCACCCCGGCGCTCACCGTGCTCGCGGACGTCATCGGCATGGGGGCCGGCGCCCTGGTGGTCAACGTGCAGTACGGCATCGGGTTCAACCTGTTCTTCAAGGGCGCGCTCGACGTCATCCTGATGTCCGACTTCCTCTCGGGCGTGTTCAAGGGCTTCGTCTTCGGCGGCATCATCGGCATCGTGGGCTGCTTCAAGGGCCTCACCGTGCAGAACGGCACCGAGGGCGTGGGCCGCGCCACCACCGAGACCGTGGCCATCACCTCGGTGACGGTGTGCCTGGCCGACTTCTTCATCACCAAGCTCACCCTCTCGCTCTGACCATGTTCTCGCGCCCTTCGCCGCGTCTGCAGTTCCGTCCGCCCCAAGCCGGGGAGGAGCTCATCCGCTTCGAGCACCTCCAGAAGTCATTCGGTCCCAAGCGCATCTACGACGACGTCCTCCTGTCGGTGAACGCGGGCGAGACGCTCACGGTGATTGGCGGCTCGGGCACGGGCAAGAGCGTGCTGCTCAAGTGCCTCATCGGGCTGCTCCGTCAGGACGAGGGGCGCATCCTCTTCCAGGGGCAGGACCTCACGGGCTTTCGCGAGGAGGATTTCATCGCGCTGCGCCGGCACGTGGCCATGGTATTCCAGGGCGCGGCGCTGTTCGACTCACTCTCGGTGGGGGAGAACATCTCCTACCCGCTGCACGAGCACTTCCCGGAGATGAAGGCCGAGCAGGTGCGCGCGCGCGTGGCGGAGAAGCTCGCCCTGGTGGGCCTGCGCGACACCGAGCACCTCAGGCCCTCGGACCTGTCCGGCGGCATGCGCAAGCGCGTGGGGCTGGCGCGCGCCATCGCCACCAACCCCGAGGTCATCCTCTGGGACGAGCCCACGACGGGCCTGGATCCCGTCACCACCGAGACCATCAACCAGCTCATCCTCACGATGCAGCGGGAGCTCGGCTGCACGTCCATCGTGGTCACCCACGACATGATGAGCGCCTTCACGGTCTCGGATCGTATCGCCATGTTGGCCAATCGAAGAATCGTCCAGGTGGGCACGCCCGAGGAGATGAAGCGCTCCACGGTGCCCGAGGTGCGCGCCTTCCTGGACGCGCGTGGACAGGAATTGGAGCGGGAGGCGGCGTCGTGAGTGTGTTCACCCATACTTCAAGAGACAGGCGGCTGGCGTTGCGGGTCGGCGCCTTCGTGGTGATGGCCCTGGTGATGGCGGGGCTCGTCGTCATGCTCATTGGCAAGAAGACGCACCTGTTCGAAAAGCAGGTCGTCTACCTCACCTATTTCACGGGCGTGGAGGGGTTGTCCGAGCACTCGCCCGTGTGGCTCAACGGCCTGGAGATCGGCCGGGTGGACGGGGTGGGCTTTCCCACCACGCCCGGCGAGAAGCGCATGGAGGTGCGGCTCAAGCTGAGCGCCGCCTACGCGGAGCGCATCCGCGGCGACACCGTGGCGGAGCTCTCCAGCCTGGGCGTGCTCGGGGACAAGGCGGTGAACCTCACCCTGGGCTCGCTGGACCAGCCCGTGGTGGCCGCGGGCGGCATCATCCCCAGCACCACGGGCGGCGACGTGGCCGCGATGATGAAGGGCGCCTCCAAGGTGCTCGAGGACGCGGTGGTGGTGAGCGCCACCCTGCGCAAGGCCGCCGAGGCCTACGCCAACCCCGCCATGGCCGAGGACGTGGCCGCCGGCGTGCGCAGCCTGCGCAAGCTGCTCGAGGAGGTGGAGAAGGGCGACGGCGTCCTCCACGCCCTCATCTATGACAAGGAGACGGGCCGCGAGGTGCGCTCCCTCATGGCCAACGCCTCGCGCACCGCCGCCCGCATGGACCGCGCCATCGCCCACGTGGACGCCCTGCTCGCCGAGGTCGAGCACGGCCAGGGCACCGCCCATGCCCTCATCTACGGCCAGGACGGCGCCAACGCCCTCAAGGAGCTGGGCTCCGCCGCCGGACAGCTCGCCGGGCTGCTCGCCGACGCGAAGACGAACCCCGATGGCGCCGTGCACCAGCTCGTCTACGGCAGCGCGGGCAGCATGCTCTCGGACCTGGGCAGCGCCGCCGCCGACATCAAGCAGATCACCGGCATGGTCGCGCGCGGCGAGGGCTCGCTCGGCGCCATCCTCAAGGACCCCACCGTCTACGAGGACCTGCGCCAGGTCGTGGGCAACGTGAAGCGCAACAAGGTCATGCGCGCGCTCGTGCGCTTCGCCATCGACAACAACGACAACGTCCAGTACGTGGGCCGGCCGCTCACGCCCCAGGACGCCGCGGCCCGTCAGGCCATCGGCGGCTCGGGTCCGGCGCTGGCGCCTGGTGAGCCCTCGCTGGTGCCGCTGCCCGTGCCCTAGACTCGCGGGGATGCGCGCTCCGCTCCTCCCCGCCTGCTGTGTCCTGTTGCTGCTCGCGTCGTCCTCCCTCGCCGCGCCGAAGGAGGCTCCGGCGCGAGCGTCCCCGGAGGCCCGGCCCGTGACGGTGATCCTCCAGACGGACGTGGGTGAGATCGAGCTCGTGCTGGACGCCGCCCGCGCGCCCCTCACCGTGAGGAACTTCCTGCACTACGTGGACGCGGGCCTGTTCTCGGGCGGCGTGTTCCACCGCACCGTGACGCCCGGCAACCAGCCGGACAAGGCGGTGAAGATCGAGGTCATCCAGGGCGGCATCGCGCCCGGGAAGGCGTCCGCGCAACGCGCGCCCATCGCCCTGGAGCGCACGAAGGACACCGGGCTCACGCACCAGGACGGCACGGTGTCCATGGCGCGGGATGCGCCCGACTCCGCGCAGTCCGACTTCTTCATCTGCGTGGGAGACCAGCCCGCCCTGGACTTCGGCGGCCAGCGCAACCCGGATGGCCAGGGCTTCGCCGCCTTCGGTCGAGTGGTGCGCGGCATGGACGTGGTGCGCGCCATCCAGAAGGCGCCCGCCGAGGGCCAGCGGCTCACCCCGCCCATCCAGATTCTCCGCGCCACGCGCAAGGACTGACGCCCGCCCCGGGGCCGTGAGGTACAACCGGCCGCATGGACCTGGAACTCAAAGGCAGGACGGCCCTGGTGACGGGCAGCAGCCGGGGCATCGGACGGGCGATCGCCCTGGGCCTCGCGCGCGAGGGCGTGAAGGTGTGCCTGAGCGCGCGCGGGGCGGAGGGGCTCGACGCGGTGGCCGCCGAGCTGCGCGCGGCGGGCGCCGAGGTGGCCCAGGTGGCTGGCGACGTGGCCACGCCCGAGGGCGCCCAGGCGGCGGTGGAGACGGCGGTGCGGGCCTTCGGCGGGCTCGACATCCTCGTGAACAACGTGGGGGGCAGCGGGGGCGCGGGCGCCTTCGACGCCGCCACGGCCGCGCAGTGGAAGGACGTGGTGGACCGCAACCTCCTGTCCACCGTGTGGTGCAGCCAGCACGCGGTGGAGCACATGAAGGCCCGGGGCGGCGGCTGCATCGTGCACATCAACTCCATCTTCGGCCGGGAATACGCCACGAGCGCGCCCTACACGGCGGCCAAGGCGGCGGTGACGGCGCTCACCAAGGAGATGGCCGTGGACCTGGCGCGCCACCGCATCCGCGTCAACGGCGTGGCCCCGGGCGCCATCCTGTTTCCGGGTGGGAGCTGGGACAAGCGGCGGCAGAAGGACCCGGAGAAGGTGGAGAAGATGGTGCGCGAGGAGTTCCCCTGGGGCCGCTTCGGCACGCCCGAGGAGGTGGCCGAGGTGGTCGTCTTCCTCTGCTCCGAGCGGGCGCGCTGGGTAACGGGCGCCACCGTGCCCGTGGACGGGGCCCAGGGCCGCGCGTTCTGAGCCGCGCCCGGCTGGGGTGGCTCGTCGTGCTCGCGCTGCTCGGGGGCTGCGCCACGGTGCCGGTGCGAGGGGAGGGCGGCGCGGGGGGCTTTCCCTCGCGCACCCGGGACGCCTTCCAGGAGGTCCAGGAGGCCAGTGGACTGGTGGCTTCCGCGCGGCTGCCGGTGGGCGGGGTGCTCGAGCCGGAGCGGGCGCGCCAGCTCCTGTCTCATTTGGCGAAGGCGCCCGTCACCACGAGGCGCTTCGCACCGCGTCGGGTGTTCGCGTGGTTGCTGCGAGAGAGCTTGGAGGGCGGTGAGCGGGTCGACGCCGCCGAGCTGTGCTGGCGGGCCGAGCGCTTCGACTTCCTCGTGGTGTTGCGCCCGGATGGCTACTGGGCCGATGCACTCTCCGGCACACCCCTGGGCCGCGCGGGCCCGGTGGCGCTCGTCGAGGGCGAATGGCGGGTGGGCCCCCTGCGCGTGGGGGATTTCTACGTCTCACGCGGGGGCGTCTTCTTTCCTGTCACCGGGGCCCTGCGGCGCGCCGAGGGACCTCCGGTGGCGGAGTTGGGCCTGGGCCGGGACCCCCTCAACGCCGCGCTGGAGGGTGCCCAGGACGCCGTGAGCGAGCTGGCGGTAGGGCTGGCGCAAACGATTCTCCATCCCATCCGCACCGTGGAGGGGCTCGCGCAACTGCCCGAGACGGTGGCGCTCCTCATCGCCTCCTCGCCCGAGTACTTCGCGCGCTATGGCGCTCTGCCTCACGAGGAGCAGGTTCGCGAGGCGGCGCGCCTGTCCACGCATGTCCTCCTGTTGCTGGGGAGCGCGGAGGCCACGGTGGGTCGCCTGGGAGGACTGGGTGCGCCGGTGCTGTCGCTGTCGGCCCGGGGCGAACTCGTCTGGAGTTCGGGAGGGGTGGCGCAAGGGGCGGCGGTGCGGTCGGCGCTCATGGGCCCAGGTGCCCTGTCCGTCCTCCACATGGCGAGTCGCGACAAGGGACAGGCGGTGTCTGCTCCGCCGGCTTCCTCACCAGGACCGGGCAAGTGGACCTACAAGAAGCCCACCACGGAGTCGGTCCAGGCCCGGGAGTATCAGGAGCAGGTGACGGGCAGGCCCTCCTGGTACGTGTACATGGTGGAGGAGGTCGAGTTCGATGGCTTCAACGGCCGTGAACTGCTCGAGGCCAAGGGCGCCAGTTACAAAAACTTTCTCACGAAGAATGGCGAGGTGCAGTCATGGTTCGAGGCGGGAAAGGGTTTCAATGGGCTGGTTGAACAAGCCGGCAATCAGTCACGAGTCGCCAAGAGGTTGAATGTGCCGGTCGTTTGGCATGTGGCCGAGGTGGAGTTCGCGGCTTTCCTTCGAACGCTGTTCAAGGAAAACGGTTGGGGCAATATCATCGTCCGCCATACGCCGCCAACGCGGTGAGGAGCATGGATGTTCGAGAGGCATTACCTGGGGGCGTACTGGGGCCCTCGGAAAGAGACTGCGCTGGAGTGCGCCCGGCGCGCGGAGTTCTTCTTCCACCTGCTCGCTGAGTGTGACCCGACCCTCGTTCAATGGTATCGCGGAGGGCGTGGATTTCCTCGTGAACTGCCAGGCTTTCCAGTCACCTCCACTTCAGAAGAGTGGGAGAAGTTGTTCCTTCGTGGCGTCAATCGCACGGACGCCACCAAGCGAGTCATCGAGGACCTTGGCTTTCGCGAGAACGTCTGGAACGCGAAGAAGCTCCGCACGCGTGTCGAGCTGCACTGCGGCGAGTATTCGATCTTCGGGAACGGGAACACGTGCCTGATCTACCCGCCCGAGGAGGGCCCTGAGCGCGAGCGGATGCTGTGCGCTCCGCTGATGTCCGAGGTGCTCAAGAGCGTGGCCCTGGCGTGGGACCCGGACTTCGCCATGGTCAGCTCGACCCCGATGGTGGACCTCATCCAGAAGCGTCCGCGCGAGGTGCGCGTGGGCTGGTTGACCTATTTGTCCCGCCGCCAGGGACGGCTGCCGCCCTTGCCCGCGCCCGTGCGCATCGAGCCCGTGGGGGAACTCGGCTGGTTGCTCGTGCTCTCCGAGGAGGCGATGACGGCCACGGACCCCGAGCACGTGGCCTTCACGGCGCGTGTGCGTGAACTGTTGGACCGCGCCGGCCTCATCGAGCGGCCTCCGCCCAGTGCTCCGGTCGAGTGATGCCTTGCTCCTCCGTAAGGGGCCGGAGGGCCCGAATGGGGTTACTCCTTGTGCTCGCGCTGCTCGGGGGCTGCGTTACGGCGCCGGTGCGCGTGGATGGGCGAGGGGAGGGCGGCGCGGGGGGCTTTCCCTCGCGCACCCGGGACGCCTTCCAGGAGGTCCAGGAGGCCAGTGGACTGGTGGCTTCCGCGCGGCTGCCGGTGGGCGGGGTGCTCGAGCCGGAGCGGGCGCGCCAGCTCCTGTCTCATCTGGCGAAGGCGCCCGTCACCACGAGGCGCTTCGCACCGCGTCGGGTGTTCGCGTGGTTGCTGCGAGAGAGCTTGGAGGGCGGTGAGCGGGTCGACGCCGCCGAGCTGTGCTGGCGGGCCGAGCGCTTCGACTTCCTCGTGGTGCTGCGCCCGGATGGCTACTGGGCCGATGCGCTCTCCGGCACATCCCTGGGGCGGGCGGGCCCGGTGGCGCTCGTCGAGGGCGAATGGCGGGTGGGCCCCCTGCGCGTGGGGGACTTCTACTTCTCACGCGGGGGCGTCTTCTTTCCTGTCACCGGGGCCCTGCGGCGCGCCGAGGGGCCTCCCGTGGCGGAGTTGGGCCTGGGCCGAGACCCCCTCAACGCCGCGCTGGAGGGTGCCCAGGACGCCGTGGGCGAGCTGGCGGTGGGGCTGGCGCGAACGATGCTCCATCCCATCCGCACCGTGGAGGGGCTCGCGCAACTGCCCGAGACGGTGGCGCTCCTCATCGCCTCCTCGCCCGAGTACTTCGCGCGCTATGGGGCCCTGCCTCGCGAGGAGCAGATCCGCGAGGCGGCGCGCCTGTCCACCCATGTCCTCCTGCTACTGGGCAGCGCGGAGGCCACGGTGGGCCGCCTGGGAGGACTGGGCGCGCCGGTGCTGTCACTGTCGGCCCGGGGTGAGCTTGTCTGGAGTTCGGGAGGGGTGACTCGAGGGGCGGCGGTGCGGCCGGCGCTCATGGGCCCAGGTGCCCTGTCCGTCCTCCACATGGCGGGTCGCGACAGGGGCCAGGCGGCGTCTGCTCCGCCGGCCTCCTCGCGAGGGCCGGGCACGTGGACATACAAGAAGCCCACCACGGAGTCGCTCCAGGCCCGGGAGTACCAGGAGCAGGTGACGGGCAGGCCCTCCTGGTACGTGTACATGGTGGAGGAGGTCGAGTTCGATGGCTTCAACGGCCGAGAACTGCTCGAGGCCAAGGGCGCCAGCTACAAGAACTTCCTCACGAAGGGCGGTAGCATTCAGCCTTGGTTCGAGGCGAGTTCTGGATTCCAGGATCTACTCAAGCAGAGCAGACGCCAATCCGGTATCGCTCGGACGCTGAATGTGCCGGTGGTCTGGCATGTGGCTGAAACAGAGTTCGTTCATTTTCTTCGCAAACTCTTCAAGAGTAACGGATGGGACAACATCGTCATCCGCCATACGCCGCCTGCGCGGTGAGGAGCATGAATGTTGGAGTGGCATTACCTGGGGGCCTACTGGGGTCCTCGAAAGGAGACCGCTCTGGAGTGTGCCCGGCGCGCGGAGTTCTTCTTCCGCCTGCTCGCCGAGTGCGACCCGACCTTCGTTCAAT includes:
- a CDS encoding Tox-REase-5 domain-containing protein → MGLLLVLALLGGCVTAPVRVDGRGEGGAGGFPSRTRDAFQEVQEASGLVASARLPVGGVLEPERARQLLSHLAKAPVTTRRFAPRRVFAWLLRESLEGGERVDAAELCWRAERFDFLVVLRPDGYWADALSGTSLGRAGPVALVEGEWRVGPLRVGDFYFSRGGVFFPVTGALRRAEGPPVAELGLGRDPLNAALEGAQDAVGELAVGLARTMLHPIRTVEGLAQLPETVALLIASSPEYFARYGALPREEQIREAARLSTHVLLLLGSAEATVGRLGGLGAPVLSLSARGELVWSSGGVTRGAAVRPALMGPGALSVLHMAGRDRGQAASAPPASSRGPGTWTYKKPTTESLQAREYQEQVTGRPSWYVYMVEEVEFDGFNGRELLEAKGASYKNFLTKGGSIQPWFEASSGFQDLLKQSRRQSGIARTLNVPVVWHVAETEFVHFLRKLFKSNGWDNIVIRHTPPAR
- a CDS encoding peptidylprolyl isomerase, with the protein product MRAPLLPACCVLLLLASSSLAAPKEAPARASPEARPVTVILQTDVGEIELVLDAARAPLTVRNFLHYVDAGLFSGGVFHRTVTPGNQPDKAVKIEVIQGGIAPGKASAQRAPIALERTKDTGLTHQDGTVSMARDAPDSAQSDFFICVGDQPALDFGGQRNPDGQGFAAFGRVVRGMDVVRAIQKAPAEGQRLTPPIQILRATRKD
- a CDS encoding Imm52 family immunity protein produces the protein MFERHYLGAYWGPRKETALECARRAEFFFHLLAECDPTLVQWYRGGRGFPRELPGFPVTSTSEEWEKLFLRGVNRTDATKRVIEDLGFRENVWNAKKLRTRVELHCGEYSIFGNGNTCLIYPPEEGPERERMLCAPLMSEVLKSVALAWDPDFAMVSSTPMVDLIQKRPREVRVGWLTYLSRRQGRLPPLPAPVRIEPVGELGWLLVLSEEAMTATDPEHVAFTARVRELLDRAGLIERPPPSAPVE
- a CDS encoding SDR family NAD(P)-dependent oxidoreductase; its protein translation is MDLELKGRTALVTGSSRGIGRAIALGLAREGVKVCLSARGAEGLDAVAAELRAAGAEVAQVAGDVATPEGAQAAVETAVRAFGGLDILVNNVGGSGGAGAFDAATAAQWKDVVDRNLLSTVWCSQHAVEHMKARGGGCIVHINSIFGREYATSAPYTAAKAAVTALTKEMAVDLARHRIRVNGVAPGAILFPGGSWDKRRQKDPEKVEKMVREEFPWGRFGTPEEVAEVVVFLCSERARWVTGATVPVDGAQGRAF
- a CDS encoding ABC transporter permease, which encodes MTPEAQVGPAPVAAPAVDEDSFRARMKERMERLGSLALMTWQVVTRAVSPPYSPSAFIYQLEALGVRSLPIALLTATFAGLVISLQFGFFLARFGVQYTVGRVVVLTLFRELSPVLIALTVGARVGSGIAAELGSMTVTEQVDAIRALGADPLRKLVVPRVLACLVLTPALTVLADVIGMGAGALVVNVQYGIGFNLFFKGALDVILMSDFLSGVFKGFVFGGIIGIVGCFKGLTVQNGTEGVGRATTETVAITSVTVCLADFFITKLTLSL
- a CDS encoding Tox-REase-5 domain-containing protein, with protein sequence MLALLGGCATVPVRGEGGAGGFPSRTRDAFQEVQEASGLVASARLPVGGVLEPERARQLLSHLAKAPVTTRRFAPRRVFAWLLRESLEGGERVDAAELCWRAERFDFLVVLRPDGYWADALSGTPLGRAGPVALVEGEWRVGPLRVGDFYVSRGGVFFPVTGALRRAEGPPVAELGLGRDPLNAALEGAQDAVSELAVGLAQTILHPIRTVEGLAQLPETVALLIASSPEYFARYGALPHEEQVREAARLSTHVLLLLGSAEATVGRLGGLGAPVLSLSARGELVWSSGGVAQGAAVRSALMGPGALSVLHMASRDKGQAVSAPPASSPGPGKWTYKKPTTESVQAREYQEQVTGRPSWYVYMVEEVEFDGFNGRELLEAKGASYKNFLTKNGEVQSWFEAGKGFNGLVEQAGNQSRVAKRLNVPVVWHVAEVEFAAFLRTLFKENGWGNIIVRHTPPTR
- a CDS encoding MlaD family protein, producing the protein MRVGAFVVMALVMAGLVVMLIGKKTHLFEKQVVYLTYFTGVEGLSEHSPVWLNGLEIGRVDGVGFPTTPGEKRMEVRLKLSAAYAERIRGDTVAELSSLGVLGDKAVNLTLGSLDQPVVAAGGIIPSTTGGDVAAMMKGASKVLEDAVVVSATLRKAAEAYANPAMAEDVAAGVRSLRKLLEEVEKGDGVLHALIYDKETGREVRSLMANASRTAARMDRAIAHVDALLAEVEHGQGTAHALIYGQDGANALKELGSAAGQLAGLLADAKTNPDGAVHQLVYGSAGSMLSDLGSAAADIKQITGMVARGEGSLGAILKDPTVYEDLRQVVGNVKRNKVMRALVRFAIDNNDNVQYVGRPLTPQDAAARQAIGGSGPALAPGEPSLVPLPVP
- a CDS encoding ABC transporter ATP-binding protein, with the protein product MFSRPSPRLQFRPPQAGEELIRFEHLQKSFGPKRIYDDVLLSVNAGETLTVIGGSGTGKSVLLKCLIGLLRQDEGRILFQGQDLTGFREEDFIALRRHVAMVFQGAALFDSLSVGENISYPLHEHFPEMKAEQVRARVAEKLALVGLRDTEHLRPSDLSGGMRKRVGLARAIATNPEVILWDEPTTGLDPVTTETINQLILTMQRELGCTSIVVTHDMMSAFTVSDRIAMLANRRIVQVGTPEEMKRSTVPEVRAFLDARGQELEREAAS